One window of Desulfobacca acetoxidans DSM 11109 genomic DNA carries:
- the recJ gene encoding single-stranded-DNA-specific exonuclease RecJ: MRRRQRWRPYPSQPELVRDVSRRHQVPELVAQILLNRGLAQAGEIDSFLDPSLNRLLPPGGLQDLPSAAARLVQALEKGETIAIYGDYDVDGLTATALLRHFLESLGAAVISYIPNRLNQGYGLHESALSELARRAQVVVTVDCGISNASEARVARDLGLDVIITDHHEVPATLPPAIAILNPKRPDCGYAFKELAGVGVALNLALGLRAYLREMGWFARRPEPNLKAYLDLVALGTAADVVPLAGVNRILVSQGLKVLAKSRRPGIEALKAVTHLEDRPVSLREVVFRLAPRLNAAGRMGQAQAALELLLTEDRDKARLLAGALDRLNRERQSLEAKIIRDAETQILQQGFGNRPALVLAGEDWHPGVIGIVAAKLAERFFRPVALLTLKNGVGRGSARSVEAFDLYKGLTSCQEHLLQFGGHAAAAGFTLAPDRVGDFRQAFEATVLQELGSEPKRPELAVDAVVTLAELDDEFFFHLDRLRPFGQGNPEPVLACLSAQLVDSWVVGEKHLKLKLASEGRIMTAIAFDQASLHPLRGCYDVAFGTRLNFFQGRNQPELRVLDLGKAVS; encoded by the coding sequence ATGAGGCGGCGGCAGCGATGGCGGCCATACCCCTCCCAGCCCGAGTTGGTACGGGATGTGAGCCGTCGGCATCAGGTGCCGGAACTGGTGGCCCAGATCCTCTTGAATCGAGGGTTGGCCCAGGCGGGGGAGATTGACTCTTTTCTGGATCCGTCCCTGAACCGGTTATTGCCGCCGGGAGGTCTGCAAGACCTGCCATCGGCGGCGGCGCGTTTGGTCCAGGCCTTGGAAAAGGGTGAGACCATCGCCATCTATGGGGATTACGACGTTGACGGCCTCACCGCCACCGCCCTGCTGCGGCATTTCCTTGAAAGTCTGGGGGCGGCAGTCATCAGCTATATCCCCAACCGATTGAACCAGGGCTATGGCCTGCATGAATCGGCATTGTCCGAGTTGGCCCGGAGGGCGCAGGTCGTAGTCACCGTCGATTGCGGCATCAGCAATGCTTCGGAAGCCAGGGTGGCACGAGATTTGGGTCTGGACGTCATTATTACCGATCACCATGAGGTCCCTGCCACCCTGCCGCCGGCCATCGCGATACTCAACCCCAAGCGGCCGGATTGCGGCTATGCCTTTAAAGAACTGGCCGGAGTAGGAGTAGCCTTGAATCTGGCCCTGGGTCTGCGGGCCTACCTGCGGGAGATGGGTTGGTTTGCCAGGCGCCCGGAACCTAACCTCAAGGCCTATCTTGACCTGGTGGCCCTGGGAACTGCGGCGGACGTGGTGCCGCTCGCAGGGGTGAACCGCATCCTGGTGAGTCAGGGACTGAAAGTATTGGCGAAAAGTCGGCGTCCGGGGATCGAAGCCCTCAAGGCCGTTACCCATCTGGAAGATCGGCCGGTGTCGCTGCGGGAGGTAGTCTTTCGTTTGGCCCCCCGATTGAATGCCGCCGGTCGGATGGGCCAGGCCCAGGCGGCTTTAGAGCTGCTGCTTACCGAGGACCGGGATAAGGCCCGGCTGTTGGCCGGAGCATTGGACCGGCTGAATCGGGAGCGCCAGTCGTTGGAGGCAAAGATTATCCGCGACGCGGAAACCCAGATACTGCAGCAGGGGTTCGGAAACCGCCCGGCCCTGGTGTTGGCCGGCGAAGACTGGCATCCCGGCGTTATCGGCATCGTGGCCGCTAAACTGGCGGAGCGTTTCTTCCGACCGGTAGCGCTGTTAACCTTAAAAAACGGGGTTGGTCGGGGCTCGGCCCGGTCGGTGGAAGCATTCGATCTGTATAAGGGTCTAACCTCCTGTCAGGAACACCTCCTCCAGTTCGGGGGCCATGCTGCGGCCGCTGGCTTCACCCTGGCCCCGGACAGAGTCGGCGATTTTCGCCAGGCCTTTGAGGCTACAGTTTTGCAGGAGTTGGGGTCTGAACCCAAACGGCCGGAACTGGCGGTGGACGCCGTAGTGACGCTGGCGGAGCTTGACGACGAATTCTTTTTTCACCTTGATCGACTGCGTCCATTCGGACAGGGCAATCCTGAGCCGGTGCTGGCCTGCCTGTCGGCCCAGCTTGTCGACTCCTGGGTGGTGGGGGAGAAACACCTGAAATTAAAGCTGGCCAGCGAAGGGCGGATTATGACCGCTATTGCTTTTGATCAGGCCTCCCTCCATCCTCTGCGGGGCTGCTACGATGTGGCCTTTGGCACGCGGCTGAACTTTTTCCAGGGCCGCAATCAACCGGAGCTCAGGGTTCTCGATCTGGGGAAGGCTGTAAGCTAA
- a CDS encoding metal-dependent hydrolase yields MSQSVIGKGVKITFYGHSAVKLEGVGASVLIDPWISNPLLTTPIAALGTVQLILVTHGHFDHLGQTVEIAQATGAEVAAIHELAQYLLGRGLKKVIGMNKGGSMTTGGVTVTMTHAVHSSSIEERGQLLPAGEAAGFIVKFANGFTVYHAGDTAVFKDMELIRELYRPQVAMLPIGSHYVMSPAEAALACRMLQPEFVIPMHYGTFPVLTGTPEELAAHLQDQPRITIIALRPGESVA; encoded by the coding sequence ATGAGTCAGTCGGTTATCGGTAAAGGCGTCAAAATTACGTTCTATGGCCACTCGGCCGTGAAACTGGAAGGGGTCGGGGCCAGCGTCCTCATTGATCCCTGGATCAGCAACCCCCTGCTTACCACACCCATTGCGGCCCTGGGAACGGTGCAGTTAATTTTAGTGACCCACGGACACTTCGACCACCTGGGACAGACGGTCGAAATTGCCCAGGCCACCGGCGCCGAAGTGGCGGCTATCCACGAGTTGGCTCAGTACCTGCTTGGCAGAGGCCTGAAAAAAGTCATCGGCATGAATAAAGGGGGGAGTATGACGACCGGCGGGGTGACGGTGACCATGACCCACGCCGTTCACTCCTCTTCGATCGAAGAAAGGGGGCAACTTCTTCCGGCCGGTGAAGCAGCAGGTTTTATAGTGAAGTTTGCCAATGGTTTTACGGTCTATCACGCCGGCGATACCGCAGTTTTTAAAGACATGGAGCTCATCCGGGAGCTCTACCGGCCACAGGTGGCCATGCTGCCCATCGGCAGCCATTATGTCATGAGCCCGGCGGAGGCGGCCCTGGCCTGCCGGATGTTGCAGCCGGAGTTTGTCATCCCGATGCACTATGGCACCTTTCCGGTGCTGACCGGCACCCCCGAGGAGCTGGCGGCCCACCTGCAGGATCAGCCCCGGATAACCATCATCGCCCTGCGGCCGGGAGAGTCCGTTGCGTAG
- a CDS encoding potassium channel family protein, giving the protein MNPLRSIVIGLIWLTVILLAGSFGYMVLEGWHFFEGLYMTVITLTTVGYGEVRPLSEYGRFFTMLLIFSGLGFMFYVAGALAQVVVEGQLRDVFGRRRLEREIHGLKNHYIICGFGRIGEVIARELRHNHIPLVVVDNRPQHTQIMERSHYLYVIGNATQEEVLLAAGIEQARGLISVVTSDADNVYIVLSARSLNPNLIIVARAGEAGSEQKLRRAGANEVISPYELGGQRMAQTILRPTVVDFMDVALGEGIDLSLEEIPVGGGSDIIGRAIKDSGIRQNLDLIIVAIKRLDGAMLFNPQSDTPILQGDTLIALGAKANLDKLMRLLQA; this is encoded by the coding sequence ATGAATCCCCTCAGGAGCATTGTCATTGGCCTCATATGGCTGACCGTTATCCTCTTGGCAGGAAGTTTCGGCTACATGGTCCTCGAAGGCTGGCATTTCTTTGAAGGACTGTACATGACGGTCATCACCCTGACTACCGTGGGGTATGGCGAGGTGCGGCCACTGTCGGAATACGGACGGTTCTTCACAATGCTGTTGATCTTTTCGGGTCTTGGCTTTATGTTCTATGTAGCCGGAGCGCTGGCCCAGGTAGTGGTGGAAGGGCAACTTCGAGATGTTTTTGGAAGGCGACGTTTGGAAAGAGAAATTCACGGTTTAAAAAACCATTATATTATCTGCGGCTTTGGCCGTATTGGCGAAGTTATTGCCCGGGAGCTTCGTCATAACCACATTCCCCTGGTAGTAGTCGATAACCGCCCGCAGCACACCCAGATCATGGAACGGTCGCACTACCTCTATGTCATCGGCAACGCCACCCAGGAGGAGGTATTGCTGGCGGCGGGTATCGAGCAGGCCCGGGGCTTGATCTCGGTGGTCACCTCTGATGCCGATAATGTCTATATCGTACTGAGCGCCCGGAGCCTGAATCCGAACCTGATTATTGTGGCCCGCGCCGGTGAGGCCGGCTCCGAACAGAAGCTCAGGCGAGCGGGGGCCAACGAGGTCATCTCACCGTATGAATTAGGCGGGCAGCGCATGGCCCAGACTATCTTGCGGCCAACGGTGGTGGACTTTATGGACGTGGCCCTGGGAGAGGGCATCGATCTGAGTCTGGAGGAGATTCCCGTGGGCGGGGGCAGCGACATTATCGGGCGGGCAATCAAAGACTCCGGCATCCGGCAGAACCTGGATCTGATCATTGTTGCCATCAAAAGATTGGATGGCGCCATGCTTTTTAACCCCCAGTCCGATACGCCCATCCTACAGGGGGATACCTTGATTGCTCTGGGGGCCAAAGCTAACCTGGACAAGCTTATGCGTCTGTTGCAGGCTTGA
- a CDS encoding DUF1573 domain-containing protein → MLRVVWLALFLMWGGWIGLGSLLVIPTAAAAAPRLEIDQPVYNLGEVFEDQPLEHTFMLKNTGEEWLQIRKIELDCACSLVNYDRQIPPHGVGRIVFKIKPYSVIHQFCKKGEVFSNDPEKPVVVIQLCGRAKPFIEIQPSHIIRFVGNPQESMNAIVRLISHQQAPLKINGIETDLDDKVTVTVKPEKPGKIFNVEVANKIKNPAHYKGKIEILTSSDKRPRLILRVFADLYPSSAGAP, encoded by the coding sequence ATGTTGCGGGTTGTTTGGTTAGCATTATTTTTGATGTGGGGAGGGTGGATCGGTTTAGGCAGTCTATTAGTCATTCCAACGGCGGCGGCCGCGGCGCCCAGATTGGAGATTGACCAGCCGGTATATAATCTGGGAGAGGTTTTCGAAGATCAGCCCCTGGAGCATACCTTTATGCTGAAAAATACCGGTGAAGAATGGCTGCAGATCCGGAAGATAGAGTTAGACTGCGCTTGCAGCCTGGTAAACTATGATCGGCAGATTCCTCCTCACGGTGTTGGCAGAATAGTCTTTAAGATCAAACCATATTCCGTCATTCACCAGTTCTGCAAAAAAGGTGAGGTTTTTAGCAATGATCCCGAAAAGCCGGTAGTGGTGATTCAATTGTGCGGCAGGGCCAAACCGTTCATCGAGATTCAGCCCTCGCACATTATCCGGTTTGTGGGTAATCCTCAGGAAAGTATGAACGCCATAGTGCGCCTGATCTCTCACCAACAGGCGCCGCTCAAAATCAATGGAATTGAGACGGATCTGGATGACAAGGTGACCGTAACTGTCAAGCCTGAAAAGCCGGGGAAGATTTTTAACGTGGAAGTGGCTAATAAAATTAAAAACCCGGCCCACTATAAAGGCAAGATTGAGATCTTGACCTCGAGTGACAAACGGCCGCGTCTGATCTTACGGGTGTTTGCCGATCTTTATCCTTCGTCGGCCGGGGCACCCTGA
- the hisB gene encoding imidazoleglycerol-phosphate dehydratase HisB codes for MTAQSRIARTTRETDIVLELRLDGSGQVEIDSGIPFLDHMLHLFAAHGFFDLNLRAKGDLEVDDHHTVEDIGICLGQAFRQALQVLPRFKRYGFARVPMDEAVAQVTVDLSNRPFLVYNVNFLAGGGRFDPQLVKEFWRATAQHGGMTLHIEAPYGENTHHLIEAIFKAAGRALDQATLPEPRLSGTPSTKGVL; via the coding sequence ATGACCGCTCAGAGCCGTATCGCCCGCACCACCCGTGAGACTGATATCGTTTTGGAACTGCGCCTGGATGGCAGTGGCCAGGTTGAGATCGATTCCGGCATCCCCTTCCTGGATCATATGCTCCATCTCTTTGCGGCGCACGGTTTTTTCGATCTGAACCTCCGAGCCAAAGGCGACTTGGAGGTCGACGATCACCATACGGTAGAGGACATCGGCATCTGCCTGGGTCAGGCCTTCCGGCAGGCCCTTCAGGTATTGCCAAGGTTTAAACGTTACGGCTTTGCTCGGGTGCCGATGGATGAGGCCGTGGCCCAGGTTACAGTGGATTTGAGCAACCGCCCTTTCCTGGTCTATAACGTCAATTTCCTTGCCGGCGGCGGTCGCTTCGACCCCCAGTTAGTCAAGGAGTTCTGGCGGGCCACGGCCCAACACGGCGGCATGACCCTGCATATCGAAGCCCCTTACGGAGAGAATACTCACCACCTCATCGAGGCCATCTTTAAGGCTGCCGGCCGCGCCTTAGACCAGGCTACTTTGCCTGAACCCCGCCTTAGCGGCACACCCTCCACCAAAGGAGTGCTTTAA
- a CDS encoding sensor histidine kinase — protein MNLNTRKQVNNTDDWDRLFQELRVYYRHSAVGRRTTGIIHHFNTPLQAILMQSELMVRKLQEEENTFAPRLSPELKAEWQKFFDYRRKKNRQLQEELAQLQRLVHLIRYQSFHEDDQGVQNIDLNELVREELAAYQTEWFFKYRVEKHLQWRDRLPPISGFYIDFSQSFRNIVDNALEALSSVDKPSLTIETRLDANRRIIAVGDNGPGLAPEIRDILFTPFVTTKGNPEKPRAGLGLFMAQRLLSPYGGVITVKSRPGETWFLLSLP, from the coding sequence GTGAACCTGAACACCCGAAAACAGGTAAATAACACCGATGATTGGGATCGTCTTTTTCAAGAGCTAAGGGTCTATTATCGGCATTCCGCCGTCGGGCGGCGCACTACCGGCATTATCCACCATTTTAACACCCCCCTGCAGGCCATCCTCATGCAGTCCGAATTAATGGTGCGGAAACTCCAAGAAGAAGAAAATACCTTTGCTCCTCGCCTGTCTCCGGAACTCAAAGCGGAGTGGCAAAAGTTTTTCGACTACCGCCGGAAGAAAAACCGCCAACTTCAGGAGGAATTGGCCCAATTACAACGATTGGTGCATCTTATAAGATATCAGAGTTTCCACGAAGATGACCAGGGGGTACAAAATATTGACCTCAATGAGCTGGTGCGGGAAGAATTGGCCGCCTACCAGACAGAGTGGTTCTTTAAATACCGGGTGGAAAAACACTTGCAGTGGCGGGACCGGCTGCCCCCCATTTCGGGTTTCTATATTGACTTTAGCCAAAGCTTCCGCAACATCGTGGATAACGCCTTGGAGGCCCTCTCATCGGTCGATAAGCCATCTTTGACCATCGAAACCAGATTGGATGCAAACCGCCGGATAATCGCCGTGGGTGACAACGGTCCGGGTCTGGCTCCGGAGATCCGAGATATTTTGTTTACCCCTTTTGTCACAACCAAAGGCAATCCCGAAAAACCCCGCGCCGGTCTGGGGCTTTTTATGGCACAGCGATTGCTCTCTCCTTACGGGGGCGTTATTACGGTAAAAAGTCGTCCCGGTGAGACCTGGTTTCTTCTTTCTCTCCCCTGA
- a CDS encoding HD domain-containing phosphohydrolase, translated as MEKKYHIMVADDEPSVREILKDLILALGDEYNVYPVADSFEALHFLRSMPIDCILVDIFMPGLNGLDFLKKIRPKYRDLMVVIITGQPSYDIVLEALRLGATDFLAKPISLSELRKILDKLKQQKEQAQQQKEPASRSEQLSLKTMTEQVHQKMQEQYTLHALGEQLANIRNTEEFYANLANMALILTGGIQSTFFLYDQVLGRLRAVTHTGDQTSSDNVLKVASQAISQSDPLYLPAEKGSGKQRASLSSISLPIRLRGELLGVLHVNGAPGKDIKPEDIAPLQLLIDRSLMTLENLTLHESASANLYDTLRALINSLEARDPYSRHHSVRVTRIAAYFAEKMGLSAEMIDSINLAGPLHDIGKIGIPDAILLKQDALVPEEIEIMRQHPVVGDNIVAPLNLLPRERSIILHHHERWDGLGYPMGLAGENIPYLARIIALADAYDAITTDRPYRLRRTSMEALAEIQACAGTQFDPELAGRFVDIMGQLGAADEISGDMAPVPQSTELLLSRQQFDMLKKKYHSKIIPLKDHKRSSAAPEQSAAARTEIK; from the coding sequence ATGGAAAAAAAATATCACATCATGGTGGCAGATGACGAACCATCCGTCCGAGAAATCTTGAAGGACTTGATCCTGGCGTTGGGTGATGAATATAATGTCTACCCGGTGGCTGACAGCTTCGAAGCCCTCCATTTCCTGCGAAGTATGCCAATAGATTGTATTCTGGTTGATATATTTATGCCCGGATTGAACGGCTTAGACTTCTTAAAAAAGATTCGCCCGAAATATCGGGATCTTATGGTAGTGATTATCACCGGCCAGCCGTCTTATGATATTGTTCTGGAGGCCCTCCGCTTAGGTGCTACGGATTTCCTGGCCAAACCGATTTCCTTATCTGAATTGAGAAAAATACTAGATAAACTCAAGCAGCAGAAAGAGCAGGCGCAACAGCAGAAAGAACCAGCTTCCAGATCGGAGCAGTTGAGTCTAAAAACCATGACCGAGCAGGTACACCAAAAAATGCAGGAGCAATATACGCTGCATGCCTTAGGGGAGCAATTAGCGAATATTCGCAATACCGAAGAATTTTATGCCAATCTGGCGAACATGGCGTTGATTCTTACCGGCGGTATTCAATCGACTTTTTTCCTCTACGATCAGGTTCTTGGTCGTCTCCGGGCAGTAACTCACACCGGAGACCAAACCAGCAGTGATAATGTCTTGAAGGTGGCCAGCCAGGCAATTTCGCAGAGTGATCCTCTTTATCTTCCGGCAGAGAAAGGATCAGGGAAGCAACGGGCATCGCTATCGAGCATAAGTCTTCCCATCAGGCTGCGAGGAGAGCTGTTAGGAGTGCTGCATGTCAATGGCGCTCCGGGTAAGGATATTAAACCGGAGGATATCGCCCCGCTTCAGCTCCTGATAGATCGCTCACTCATGACTCTGGAGAATCTCACCCTGCATGAAAGCGCTTCTGCTAATCTCTATGATACCTTGAGGGCGCTTATTAATTCTCTGGAGGCCCGAGATCCTTACAGTCGTCATCACTCTGTGCGGGTGACCCGCATCGCCGCCTACTTTGCCGAAAAGATGGGTCTTTCCGCCGAAATGATTGATTCGATCAACCTGGCCGGCCCGTTGCACGATATCGGCAAGATCGGCATTCCCGACGCCATCCTGCTGAAACAGGATGCGTTAGTACCGGAAGAAATCGAAATTATGCGCCAGCATCCCGTTGTCGGGGATAACATCGTGGCCCCGCTTAATCTTCTCCCGAGAGAGAGATCTATTATTTTACACCACCATGAGCGGTGGGATGGTCTGGGTTATCCCATGGGTTTAGCCGGTGAGAATATCCCTTATCTGGCCCGCATCATAGCTTTGGCGGACGCCTATGACGCTATAACCACCGATCGGCCATATCGTCTGCGTCGTACCAGTATGGAAGCCTTGGCGGAAATTCAGGCCTGCGCCGGGACCCAGTTTGATCCGGAACTGGCAGGACGTTTCGTCGATATTATGGGCCAATTGGGAGCGGCTGACGAAATCAGCGGTGATATGGCGCCGGTACCTCAATCTACGGAGCTATTGTTGTCCCGACAACAATTTGACATGCTAAAAAAGAAATATCATAGTAAAATAATCCCATTGAAGGACCACAAAAGGAGTTCGGCGGCCCCGGAGCAATCCGCTGCTGCCCGGACTGAGATAAAATGA
- a CDS encoding acyl-CoA carboxylase subunit beta: protein MKSVAERLAELQAKEAVIKAMGGAKAVEKQRQTGKLAARERLELFYDPGTFRETDMFVKHRSVNFGMDRMDIPADGVITGYGRVNGRPVFAFAQDFTSRAGTLGEMHSRKICKVMDLALKAGVPFVGFNDSGGARIQEGVDSLTGYGQIFYRNAIASGVIPQLSAIMGPCAGGAVYSPAMTDYVFMVDKTSYMFITGPDVIKSVTGEVITQEDLGGAMAHNTKSGVAHFIAANDTEAIEQIKRLLSFLPNNNMEDPPISSCSDPVERQDAALDAIIPDNPNMGYDMKDVIRAIVDDGDFFEPHEIFAQNIITGFARLNGRPIGIIANQPIVLAGCLDVNASDKATRFIRFCDAFNIPLLTIADVPGYLPGSDQEWSGIIRHGAKLLWCYSEATVPKITLVTRKDYGGSYLAMCSRDLGADMVLAWPTAEIAVMGAEGAANIIFRKEIQEASDPKIKREEKIEEYKGLLYNPYIAASRGYIDQVIIPRETRPRLIDALELLCTKRENLPPKKHGNIPM from the coding sequence ATGAAATCAGTGGCCGAACGCCTAGCTGAATTACAAGCGAAAGAGGCCGTAATCAAAGCCATGGGAGGCGCCAAGGCGGTTGAGAAACAACGCCAGACCGGCAAGTTGGCCGCCCGGGAGCGCCTTGAGCTCTTTTACGATCCGGGCACATTCCGGGAAACGGACATGTTCGTCAAACACCGCTCGGTCAATTTTGGCATGGACCGCATGGACATCCCGGCGGACGGCGTCATCACCGGTTACGGCCGGGTCAACGGCCGTCCGGTCTTTGCTTTTGCGCAGGATTTTACCTCCCGGGCCGGGACTCTGGGTGAGATGCATAGCCGTAAGATCTGCAAGGTCATGGACCTGGCATTGAAAGCCGGGGTCCCGTTCGTCGGTTTTAATGATTCCGGGGGTGCCCGCATTCAGGAGGGTGTTGACTCCCTCACCGGCTACGGCCAGATTTTTTACCGCAATGCTATTGCCTCCGGCGTCATTCCCCAACTTTCAGCCATTATGGGTCCTTGTGCCGGCGGGGCAGTGTATTCCCCGGCCATGACCGACTACGTCTTCATGGTTGACAAGACCAGCTACATGTTTATCACCGGACCGGACGTGATCAAAAGCGTTACCGGCGAGGTCATCACCCAGGAGGACTTAGGCGGTGCCATGGCGCACAACACCAAGAGTGGCGTGGCGCATTTTATCGCCGCCAATGATACCGAAGCTATAGAGCAGATCAAGCGGTTGCTCAGTTTCCTGCCCAATAACAATATGGAGGATCCGCCTATCTCTTCCTGCAGCGATCCGGTGGAGCGGCAGGATGCCGCCCTGGATGCCATTATCCCCGACAATCCCAATATGGGTTACGATATGAAGGATGTCATCCGGGCCATTGTCGATGATGGAGACTTCTTCGAACCCCACGAAATCTTCGCCCAAAACATCATTACCGGGTTTGCCCGGCTCAACGGCCGGCCGATCGGCATCATTGCCAACCAACCGATTGTCCTGGCCGGCTGCCTCGATGTCAACGCTTCGGACAAGGCCACCCGTTTTATCCGCTTCTGCGACGCCTTCAACATCCCACTATTAACCATCGCCGATGTTCCGGGCTATCTACCCGGCAGTGATCAGGAATGGAGCGGTATCATCCGGCATGGGGCCAAGCTCCTGTGGTGCTACTCCGAGGCCACCGTACCAAAAATTACCTTGGTAACCCGGAAAGATTACGGCGGGTCTTATCTGGCCATGTGTTCCCGGGACCTGGGGGCTGATATGGTCCTGGCCTGGCCCACTGCCGAGATCGCCGTTATGGGAGCCGAAGGCGCGGCCAACATTATCTTCCGCAAAGAAATCCAGGAAGCGTCCGACCCCAAGATTAAACGGGAGGAGAAGATCGAGGAGTATAAAGGTCTGCTCTATAATCCCTACATTGCCGCCAGCCGGGGCTATATTGACCAGGTCATTATTCCTCGGGAAACCCGCCCCCGTCTGATCGACGCTCTGGAACTGCTGTGCACCAAGCGGGAAAATCTGCCGCCGAAGAAGCACGGCAATATTCCGATGTAA
- a CDS encoding pyruvate carboxylase subunit B produces the protein MAGKNPIRFTDTTLRDGHQSSLATRMRTEDMLGLAERLDNAGFWAIEVWGGATFDVTHRFLGEDPWERLRTLKKFIKKTPLMMLLRGQNLVGYRHYPDDVVDAFVKYTADCGMNVFRVFDALNDIRNFEASFKALQDCKKQGLDVHIQAAVCYSLTQRRMGGEVFTKEYYVDFAKRSEAMGADSFCLKDMAGMVSPYDAFELISALKAAVKIPVEFHTHYTSGQGSMSYLKAIEAGVDIIDTALSPFALRTSQPAIEPILVTVEGTERESAIDLATMIGLGQDLEKVAPKYRDFLDTSKMSIIDTGVLLHQIPGGMYSNLVSQLKQADALDRILEVMEDLPRTRKELGYPPLVTPTSQIVGIQAVQNVLFGRYKMITGEVKGMAYGLYGRTPAPMDKEVQKICLKGYERGEEPISCRAADEIEPELEKAREATKGLAKNIGDVLIYAIYPTTGLRYLKWKYGVEPVPEEVKPIELDRIKMQDDVYNRIKQKNLFAKVQEYLDRLEKTPPAKGEGLRTFNVFVDGDYYEVEVECTSGAPVISAVTPMAAATAPRPAAPPKPTPAAAPAPPKPAAPAAKEEVAAGEVALRAPMPGMIISYSVALGDKVEAGSPVCILEAMKMQNNLPSPATGTVKAINYEPGASVAKDAVLLIIATS, from the coding sequence ATGGCAGGAAAGAATCCGATCCGATTTACCGATACCACCTTGCGCGACGGGCACCAGTCCTCATTGGCCACCCGGATGCGCACCGAAGACATGCTAGGCCTGGCGGAAAGATTGGATAACGCCGGTTTTTGGGCCATCGAGGTCTGGGGCGGCGCTACCTTTGATGTCACCCACCGTTTCCTGGGTGAAGATCCCTGGGAGCGGTTGCGCACCCTGAAAAAATTTATCAAAAAAACCCCCTTGATGATGCTGCTCCGGGGTCAGAACCTGGTGGGTTATCGCCACTATCCCGATGATGTAGTTGACGCCTTTGTGAAATATACCGCCGACTGCGGGATGAACGTCTTCCGGGTTTTCGACGCCTTAAATGACATCCGCAACTTTGAGGCCTCCTTCAAAGCCCTCCAGGACTGCAAGAAACAGGGGCTGGACGTGCATATTCAGGCCGCTGTCTGCTACTCCTTGACCCAGCGGCGAATGGGCGGGGAGGTCTTCACGAAGGAATATTACGTCGATTTCGCCAAACGCTCCGAAGCCATGGGCGCCGATTCCTTCTGTCTGAAAGATATGGCTGGCATGGTCTCTCCCTACGACGCTTTCGAACTGATTTCCGCCCTGAAGGCGGCGGTCAAGATCCCGGTGGAATTTCACACCCATTACACCAGCGGCCAGGGTTCCATGAGTTACCTCAAGGCCATCGAAGCCGGGGTGGACATCATCGACACCGCCCTCTCTCCCTTCGCCCTGCGGACCTCACAGCCGGCTATCGAACCTATCCTGGTTACCGTAGAGGGCACCGAGCGGGAATCCGCCATCGATCTGGCCACCATGATTGGATTAGGCCAGGATCTGGAAAAAGTGGCCCCCAAGTACCGCGACTTTCTGGACACCAGCAAGATGTCGATCATCGATACCGGCGTCCTCCTCCACCAGATCCCCGGCGGCATGTATTCCAACCTGGTCTCCCAGCTAAAACAGGCCGATGCCCTGGATCGCATCCTCGAGGTGATGGAAGACCTGCCCCGCACCCGGAAAGAACTGGGCTACCCGCCGCTGGTCACCCCCACCAGCCAGATTGTCGGCATCCAGGCGGTACAGAACGTACTTTTTGGCCGTTACAAGATGATCACCGGCGAGGTCAAAGGCATGGCCTACGGCTTATACGGCAGGACTCCGGCCCCGATGGACAAAGAAGTCCAAAAGATCTGCCTGAAGGGGTACGAACGCGGTGAAGAACCTATCTCCTGTCGGGCGGCCGACGAGATAGAGCCGGAACTGGAAAAGGCCCGGGAAGCCACCAAAGGTCTGGCCAAAAACATCGGCGACGTTCTCATCTACGCCATCTATCCTACTACCGGCCTGCGTTATCTGAAATGGAAGTACGGCGTCGAACCCGTTCCCGAAGAGGTCAAGCCCATAGAGCTGGACCGCATCAAGATGCAGGATGACGTCTACAACCGCATCAAGCAGAAAAACCTCTTCGCCAAAGTTCAGGAATACCTCGACCGTTTGGAAAAAACCCCTCCAGCCAAAGGTGAAGGCCTGCGCACCTTCAACGTCTTTGTGGATGGCGACTACTATGAGGTAGAGGTCGAATGTACCTCCGGCGCTCCGGTCATCAGCGCCGTTACCCCGATGGCGGCGGCTACGGCCCCGCGTCCGGCGGCGCCACCTAAACCTACCCCGGCGGCGGCCCCGGCTCCGCCCAAACCTGCCGCCCCGGCAGCCAAAGAAGAAGTGGCGGCCGGCGAAGTGGCCCTGCGCGCCCCCATGCCGGGCATGATCATCAGTTACAGCGTCGCCCTGGGCGATAAGGTCGAAGCCGGTAGCCCGGTGTGTATCCTTGAAGCCATGAAGATGCAGAACAATCTCCCCTCCCCGGCAACCGGCACGGTGAAGGCTATCAACTACGAACCCGGTGCTTCGGTGGCCAAGGATGCCGTCTTGCTGATTATCGCCACCTCCTAG